CGTCGCGGCCGAGACATTTGACCTTGATCCAGGCGCGCGTGCGCCGCGAGAGATAGGGCCGATCGATACGCTTGGAGACCACGCCCTCCAGCCCCATGCGCCTGCATTCGGCGAGAAAGCGCGCGCCGGCGCCGATCACATGGCCGCTATAGCGTATGGCGGAAGGCGCCTCCTCCAATAGCGCGGCGAGGCGGGCCTTGCGCTCGATCAGCGGCTCTCGCGAAATGTCCTTTCCGTCCAGCTCCAGCAGATCGAAGGCGTAGAAGACGAGCGCGCGCGGGCGCTTCTCCAGCATCTTCTGCAGCAGGCCGAAATCGCTACGGCCGTTTTCGTCCAGCGCGACGATCTCGCCGTCGAGCAGCGCGCTTCGCATCGGCAATTGCGCGGCGGCTTCGGCGACGCCCGAGAATTTCTTCGTCCAATCGAGGCCGGAGCGCGTAGAAACGCGGCTTCGGCCGCCAGATGTCGCGACGAGCGCGCGATAGCCGTCGAATTTGATCTCATGCAGCCAATCATCGCCAGCGGGCGGCTCGGCGGCCTGCGTCGCGAGCTGCGGCGCGCGGAATTTCGGCAAAGGCGGCGGGCGGGCGGCTTTGCCTTCCGCGATCTCCTCGAAGCTGCGGCCGGTCGCGACGCTGCGCATCCATTCATGCGTCGGATCGAGATCGGCCTCGGCTCGCCCATCCTTCATTTTGACGAGCAGCCAATTGTCCTTCGTCTCGCCGCGCCGGCGGGGCAAGCGCACGAGCGCAAAACCGCCTCGGAGCCGCTCGCCTTCCAGCGTGAATTCGAGACGCCCCTCCTCGAGGCCGCGGCGCGGATCACCCTTGGGCGTCCAGCGCCCGCGATCCCACAGCATCACCTCTCCGCCGCCATATTGGCCCTTGGGGATCGTCCCCTCGAAACGCCCATAGTCGAGCGGATGATCCTCCGTGCGCACGGCGAGGCGCTTATCGGCGGGATCGAGGCTGGGGCCGCGCGTGACGGCCCAGCTTTTCAGCACGCCGTCGAGCTCGAGACGAAAATCGAAATGCAGCCGACGCGCGCGATGCTTCTGCACGACATAGGCGCCCTGCTCCTTCGTCGGCGCGTCGCCTTCGGGCTCGGTCGTGCGGCGGAAGTCGCGCTTGGCCCGATAGGCCGCGAGCGTCTCGCTCCTCATTGCGCTCCCCCGCGCCGGTCAGGCGCGCTTTTTGGCCGCTCCCGTCTTGGTCTCGCTCGTCTTCTTGGCCGGCTTGGCGGCGGGCGAAGCGGCGGCGCGCGCCTTGCCGCGCGCGGGTCGCGGCGCGCTCTCGCCGACGCTACGCTTCAGAGCCTCGATCAGATCGATGACCTTGCCAGGGCCGCGACGCTCCTCCTCGCCCGTGGTGACGATCGCGTGGCCTTCGCGCTTGCGCTCGACCAGCGCGCGCAGCGCCTCGGCGTAGGAATCCTTGAACGCCTTGGGATCGAAGGGCGCGGTCTTGCGCTCGATGAGCTCTGTCGCCAGCGCGACCATTTCGGGGTCGCTCTCGCCTTCGCCGATCTCGGCGAAATAGGGCTCATAGCCGCGAAGCTCATTGGCGTAGCGCAAAGTCTCGACGAGCAGGCCCTTGCCGAGCGGCGTCACCGCGACGATGCTCTCACGTCCGCGCATGGTGAGACGGCCTATGCCGATCTTATCCGCACGGCGCAGCGCCTCGTGTATCACGGCATAGCCCTCGGTCGAGACATCGCCCTCCGGCGCGAGATAATAGGGCTTGTCGAAATAGCGCGGATCGATCTCCTCGCGTCCGACGAATTGCACCAGCTCGATCGCCTTGCCGCTGTCGAGCTTGATCTCGTCGAGCTCGTCCGGCTCCAGCACGACATAAGAATCGTCGCCGATCTCGAAGCCTTTGACGATATCGGCGGAGTCGATCGGACCGACGCCGGGCACGACCTTCTCATAGCGCACGCGCTTGCCCGAGGGCTTGTGGATCTGATGCAGCGCCATGGTCTGGGCGCTCGACGTCGCCGCATAGAGCTCGACGCCGATAGAGACGAGAGAGAGCCGCAGATAGCCCTGCCAATAAGCGCGCGCGCGAGGAGCCATGAGGGGAGACCTTTGTTCGTTCTCCCTTTCATCTAGCGCCGCGTCGCGCGCGGACGATGGCGGCGTTGAGCTCGCCGCCATAGATGAAGATGACGCCAGAGAAATAGAGGAAGACGAGCGCGATCATCGCCGAGGCGAGGCCCGCGTAAGTGAGCGCATAGCGATCCGAGAAGGCCGCGAGATAGCGGCCGAAGGCGGCGCCGGCGACGAGCCACAGCAAAAGCGTCGCCAACACGCCCGGCGCTATGTCGCGAAAGCGCCGCCGCCCCGCCGGCAGCCAAATGTGAATGGCCAAGAGCGTGAGCGCCAGAATCAGAGTGGCGAGGCCGTAGCGCGCCAGCGTCACCATCGTCTCGAAGGGCTCGAACCAGTCGAGATAGCGCGCCGCCGCATCGGTGATGAGCGGGCCGAGCACGACCAGAACCGAGAGCGCGAGCAGAGCCACGGCGCTGCCGACCACATAGAGGATCGACTCGAGCCGCAGCAGCCACCAGCTGCGCGTCTCTTCCGTCTCATAGGCGCGATTGAGGCCGATGCGCAGGCTCTCGAGGCCGCTGGAGGCGAAATAGACGGCAAAGAGCGCGCCGAAGGTGAGCGTGCCGCCCCGCGGCGTCGTCGCGACGCGCCGGATTTCCCCTGCGATGGGCTCCGCGACCTCGGGCGGCCAGGCGTCGAGCAGCAGCCGGCCGGCCTCGTCGGCGAGGCTCTTGGAGCCGATGAGGCCGGCGAGCGCCGTCACCACGATGAGAAAGGGAAACAGCGACATCAGCGTCGACAGGGCGATATGGCTCGCTATTGCGAAGCCGTCGCGTTCGACGAAATGCAGAAAGGCGTCGAGCGGAATGCGCAATAGCGCGGGCAGGCGCTCGGCCCGCGGGGCCAGCGGCCCGAGGGCGCGCCGGAAAACGTCTTTCTCGACTTCGTCCAAGGCGCTGCTTCCCCGCGCTGTCCGCCCGAGGGAATATAGCGCCGCGCGGCGCCGGATGGGCAGCAACTTTCGCCGCCCGACGACGTTGACGACAATATGCGGCGGCGACGCTCCCGCGCCGTCGCCGCCAGCTTCCTCAGACGCCGCGACGCAGCACGCCGCCGACGAGGGCGACGATGAAGAGCACGACGGCCACCCAGAACAATATGCGCGCGGCCTCCACCGCCGTGCCGGCGACGCCGCCGAAGCCGAAGAAGGCCGCAATCAGACCGACCACCAAAAAGACGATGGCCCAGCGCAGAAGATCACTCATCTCTTTCTCCCCTGATCGAGGATCGACCAGGGATAACGTCGGCGCGTCGATCCGGTTTCCGTCCCTGAGGGCGCGCAGATGAGCCTCGGCCACAGAACGCAGTCCAGCCTTCGCTCGGAACGCAGCTTCACCCTGAACTTCGGCCCGGTGCATCCGGCCGCGCATGGCGTGCTGCGGCTGGTGCTGGAGCTCGACGGCGAGGTCGTCTCCCATGTCGATCCGCATGTCGGCTTCCTGCATCGCGGCACCGAGAAGCTCATAGAGGATAAGACCTATCTGCAGGCCCTGCCCTATTTCGACCGGCTCGATTATGTCGCGCCGATCAATCAAGAGCACGCCTTCTGCCTCGCCGCCGAGCGCCTGCTCGGCCTCGAGATTCCAAAGCGCGCGCAACTCATACGCGTCCTCTATTGCGAGATCGGACGGCTGCTCTCGCATCTGCTCAACATCACGACGCAGGCCTCCGATTGCGGCGCGCTGACGCCCAATCTCTGGGGCTTCGAGGAGCGCGAGAAACTGATGGGCTTCTATGAGCGCGCATCCGGCGCGCGCATGCACGCCTGCTATTTCCGCATCGGCGGCGTGCATCAGGATCTTCCCACCGCGCTCCTCGACGATATCGAGGCTTTTTGCGCACCCTTCCTCGCGGTCTGCGACGATCTCGAAGGGCTGCTCACCGACAATCGCATCTTCAAGCAGCGCAACGCCGACATAGGCGTGGTGACGCTGGAGGAGGCCTGGAGTCTCGGCTTTTCCGGCGTGTTCCTGCGGGCCTGCGGCGCGCAATGGGACTTACGCAAGGCGCAGCCCTACGAATGCTACGAGGAGCTGGATTTCGCCATTCCGGTCGGGCGCCACGGCGATTGCTACGATCGCTATTGCGTGCGCATGGCCGAGATGCGCCAGTCCGCGCATCTGATGCGGCAGTGCGTCGCCCTGCTGCGCGCGCCGGAAGGCCGCACCCCGATCGCCGTCGACGATCACAAAGTCACACCGCCGGCGCGCGGCGTCATGAAGCGCTCGATGGAGGCGACGATCGAGCATTTCAAACTCTTCAGCGAAGGGATTCACGTTCCGCCGGGCGAAGTCTACGCCGCCGTGGAGGCGCCCAAGGGCGAGTTCGGCGTCTATCTCGTCGCCGACGGATCGAACCGCCCCTATCGCTGCAAGATCCGTGCGCCCTCTTTCGCTCATCTCGCGGCGACGGACCGTCTCTCGACGGGCCATATGCTCGCCGATGTCGCGGCCATAGTCGGCTCGCTCGATATCGTGTTCGGCGAGATCGATCGCTAGACGCGTCTCGATTTTTTCGGTGGGAGCGAATTTTGGTCGCTCGTCGAAAGGAGGCTCCAAATGCCGACGACGCTCGCAGAAAAGACCTGCACACCCTGCCGCGGCGGCGTTCCGCCCCTGGAGCGCGCCGAGGCCGAGGCGTTGCTCGCACAGGCGCCGGACTGGGCGCTGCTCGACGAGGCGCGCCGCATAGAGCGCGGCTTCCGCTTCGGCAATTTCCGCGAGGCGGCGGAATTCGTGCGGCAAATCGGCGAATTGGCCGAGGCGGAGGGCCATCATCCCGACATCGCCTTCGGCTGGGGCTATGCGACGATCTCGCTGCAGACGAAGAAGATCAGAGGTTTGCACGAGAACGACGTCATCATGGCGACAAAGATCGACCGCATCTTCTCGCACTGGCGCGGTCTGCCGGCGGGCCGCATGTGACGATGCAGGAGACGCGCGACGCCTTTTCAAACGCTCCCCGCTCTAGTAGACGTCCGTGACGCGGTCCCGGTAGCTCAGCAGGATAGAGCAACGGTTTCCTAATTCGAGGGTCTTGAAACGGAAAGGCGATTCGGATC
This genomic window from Methylosinus sp. H3A contains:
- a CDS encoding NADH-quinone oxidoreductase subunit D, whose translation is MSLGHRTQSSLRSERSFTLNFGPVHPAAHGVLRLVLELDGEVVSHVDPHVGFLHRGTEKLIEDKTYLQALPYFDRLDYVAPINQEHAFCLAAERLLGLEIPKRAQLIRVLYCEIGRLLSHLLNITTQASDCGALTPNLWGFEEREKLMGFYERASGARMHACYFRIGGVHQDLPTALLDDIEAFCAPFLAVCDDLEGLLTDNRIFKQRNADIGVVTLEEAWSLGFSGVFLRACGAQWDLRKAQPYECYEELDFAIPVGRHGDCYDRYCVRMAEMRQSAHLMRQCVALLRAPEGRTPIAVDDHKVTPPARGVMKRSMEATIEHFKLFSEGIHVPPGEVYAAVEAPKGEFGVYLVADGSNRPYRCKIRAPSFAHLAATDRLSTGHMLADVAAIVGSLDIVFGEIDR
- the ligD gene encoding non-homologous end-joining DNA ligase translates to MRSETLAAYRAKRDFRRTTEPEGDAPTKEQGAYVVQKHRARRLHFDFRLELDGVLKSWAVTRGPSLDPADKRLAVRTEDHPLDYGRFEGTIPKGQYGGGEVMLWDRGRWTPKGDPRRGLEEGRLEFTLEGERLRGGFALVRLPRRRGETKDNWLLVKMKDGRAEADLDPTHEWMRSVATGRSFEEIAEGKAARPPPLPKFRAPQLATQAAEPPAGDDWLHEIKFDGYRALVATSGGRSRVSTRSGLDWTKKFSGVAEAAAQLPMRSALLDGEIVALDENGRSDFGLLQKMLEKRPRALVFYAFDLLELDGKDISREPLIERKARLAALLEEAPSAIRYSGHVIGAGARFLAECRRMGLEGVVSKRIDRPYLSRRTRAWIKVKCLGRDEFVVGGYRPSTKKGRDFASLLLGEFVDGALHYRGRVGAGFSDGDLAEIGAALRGLTRKTSPFVALPAEIARQAHYVAPRLVVEIDYTERTKEGLLRHPVFVGLREDKPAREVKSGAKNSDPRRTPGGGG
- a CDS encoding Ku protein, whose amino-acid sequence is MAPRARAYWQGYLRLSLVSIGVELYAATSSAQTMALHQIHKPSGKRVRYEKVVPGVGPIDSADIVKGFEIGDDSYVVLEPDELDEIKLDSGKAIELVQFVGREEIDPRYFDKPYYLAPEGDVSTEGYAVIHEALRRADKIGIGRLTMRGRESIVAVTPLGKGLLVETLRYANELRGYEPYFAEIGEGESDPEMVALATELIERKTAPFDPKAFKDSYAEALRALVERKREGHAIVTTGEEERRGPGKVIDLIEALKRSVGESAPRPARGKARAAASPAAKPAKKTSETKTGAAKKRA
- a CDS encoding DUF1328 domain-containing protein; translation: MSDLLRWAIVFLVVGLIAAFFGFGGVAGTAVEAARILFWVAVVLFIVALVGGVLRRGV
- a CDS encoding YihY/virulence factor BrkB family protein, which encodes MDEVEKDVFRRALGPLAPRAERLPALLRIPLDAFLHFVERDGFAIASHIALSTLMSLFPFLIVVTALAGLIGSKSLADEAGRLLLDAWPPEVAEPIAGEIRRVATTPRGGTLTFGALFAVYFASSGLESLRIGLNRAYETEETRSWWLLRLESILYVVGSAVALLALSVLVVLGPLITDAAARYLDWFEPFETMVTLARYGLATLILALTLLAIHIWLPAGRRRFRDIAPGVLATLLLWLVAGAAFGRYLAAFSDRYALTYAGLASAMIALVFLYFSGVIFIYGGELNAAIVRARRGAR
- a CDS encoding 4a-hydroxytetrahydrobiopterin dehydratase, which gives rise to MPTTLAEKTCTPCRGGVPPLERAEAEALLAQAPDWALLDEARRIERGFRFGNFREAAEFVRQIGELAEAEGHHPDIAFGWGYATISLQTKKIRGLHENDVIMATKIDRIFSHWRGLPAGRM